The following coding sequences lie in one Mycobacterium sp. Z3061 genomic window:
- a CDS encoding ABC transporter permease — MSVDHTHPHTVDLVRAPHGLDRARATLSRVGAFAIVELQKLRHDRTELVMRMVQPALWLLIFGTTFSHLRVIDTGNVSYQAFLAPGIIAQSALFISIFYGIQIIWDRDSGVLAKLMVTPAPASALITGKSFAAGVRSVAQVVGVLALAYAMGIGLTVNPLRILGAMAAVMLGAAFFACLSMTLAGLVRNRDRLMGIGQAITMPLFFASNALYPVDVMPGWLHALSKVNPLSYEVDVLRALLIGTPFHLADVIVLVLAPIVGIITASTFLRRLVA; from the coding sequence GTGTCGGTTGATCACACCCACCCGCATACCGTCGATCTGGTCCGCGCTCCGCACGGATTGGACAGAGCCAGAGCAACATTGAGCCGCGTCGGCGCGTTCGCGATCGTGGAATTGCAGAAGTTGCGGCACGACCGGACCGAGCTGGTAATGCGGATGGTGCAGCCCGCGCTATGGCTGCTGATCTTCGGCACCACGTTCAGCCACCTGCGTGTCATCGACACCGGCAACGTGTCCTATCAGGCGTTTCTGGCGCCGGGGATCATCGCCCAGTCGGCGCTGTTCATCTCGATTTTCTATGGCATCCAGATCATCTGGGACCGCGACTCAGGTGTCCTGGCGAAGCTGATGGTCACACCCGCGCCGGCGTCGGCCCTGATCACCGGCAAGTCGTTCGCGGCCGGTGTGCGGTCGGTGGCGCAGGTCGTCGGCGTGCTGGCACTGGCCTACGCGATGGGCATCGGACTGACCGTCAATCCGCTGCGGATTCTGGGCGCGATGGCCGCCGTCATGCTCGGTGCCGCGTTCTTCGCCTGCCTGTCAATGACTTTGGCCGGCCTGGTGCGCAACCGCGATCGATTGATGGGCATCGGCCAGGCCATCACCATGCCCTTGTTCTTCGCGTCCAACGCGCTGTATCCCGTTGATGTGATGCCCGGCTGGTTGCACGCACTGAGTAAGGTCAACCCGCTCAGTTACGAGGTCGACGTGCTGCGCGCGCTGCTGATCGGCACCCCGTTCCACCTCGCGGACGTCATCGTGCTGGTGCTGGCGCCGATTGTCGGGATCATCACGGCGTCAACGTTTTTGCGTCGGCTGGTCGCCTAG
- a CDS encoding MarR family transcriptional regulator: MTTNTAKTDLSADVPRILGRFRRQLRRAAGTGYPAGQLSESQAELLRLVSRRPGVSVSVAAAELGLVPNTASTLVSKLSCAGLLERTADPADRRVSRLRLTDSAQQVMDATAATRRAVLHDLLDELDDHQIGVLAKGLEVLEEMTRKLQERCT, encoded by the coding sequence GTGACTACGAACACCGCGAAGACCGATCTGTCCGCCGACGTGCCGCGGATCCTGGGCAGGTTCCGCCGTCAGCTGCGGCGAGCAGCCGGCACCGGCTACCCGGCCGGCCAGCTCTCCGAATCGCAGGCCGAGCTGTTGCGCCTGGTCTCGCGGCGCCCAGGAGTGTCGGTGAGCGTCGCAGCCGCCGAGTTGGGCCTGGTGCCCAACACCGCCTCCACCCTGGTGTCGAAGCTGTCCTGCGCGGGACTGCTGGAAAGGACCGCGGACCCGGCGGACCGGCGGGTGAGCCGGTTGCGGCTGACCGATTCGGCGCAGCAGGTGATGGACGCGACCGCGGCCACACGCCGGGCGGTCCTCCACGACCTGCTCGACGAGCTTGACGACCACCAGATCGGGGTATTGGCCAAGGGGCTGGAGGTGCTCGAGGAGATGACCAGGAAGCTGCAGGAGCGATGCACATGA
- a CDS encoding ATP-binding cassette domain-containing protein: MHMTEAIDCRHLTYRYGQHTAVDDVTFTVHPGETMGLLGPNGAGKTTVVRVLTTLAPVQHGELRVFGLDARSQTIDIRSNIGYVPQQLSIETALTGRQNVTWFARLYGVPRAERTQRVEQALAAMDLLDVADKLASSYSGGMVRRLEVAQALVNRPSLLVLDEPTVGLDPIARDGVWTQVRKMQEQFGMTVLLTTHYMEEADALCDRVALMHHGALQAVGTPEELKATVSPEATLEDVFRHYSATGLTDDAADIRQIRSARRVARRVG, translated from the coding sequence ATGCACATGACCGAGGCGATTGACTGCCGGCACCTGACCTATCGTTACGGCCAGCACACGGCCGTCGACGATGTGACTTTCACGGTGCACCCCGGCGAGACGATGGGCCTGTTGGGCCCCAATGGCGCCGGCAAGACCACAGTGGTGCGGGTGCTGACCACGCTGGCACCGGTCCAGCACGGCGAACTGCGCGTCTTCGGGCTGGACGCGCGGAGCCAGACGATCGACATCCGCAGCAACATCGGTTATGTGCCGCAACAACTTTCGATCGAGACAGCGTTGACCGGCCGGCAGAACGTGACGTGGTTCGCCCGGCTGTACGGCGTCCCGCGCGCGGAGCGCACCCAGCGCGTTGAGCAGGCATTGGCGGCAATGGATCTGCTCGATGTCGCCGACAAGCTGGCATCGAGCTACTCCGGGGGTATGGTGCGTCGGCTCGAGGTGGCCCAGGCCCTGGTCAACCGGCCCTCGCTGCTGGTGCTGGACGAACCGACCGTCGGCCTGGATCCGATCGCACGCGACGGTGTGTGGACGCAGGTCCGCAAGATGCAGGAGCAGTTCGGCATGACCGTCCTGCTGACCACCCATTACATGGAAGAGGCGGACGCGCTGTGCGACCGGGTCGCGCTGATGCATCACGGTGCGCTGCAGGCGGTGGGAACCCCCGAGGAGTTGAAGGCGACCGTGTCGCCGGAGGCCACCCTCGAAGATGTCTTCCGCCATTACTCGGCAACCGGCCTCACCGACGACGCCGCCGACATCCGTCAAATCCGTTCCGCCAGAAGGGTTGCTCGCCGTGTCGGTTGA